The Methanolacinia petrolearia DSM 11571 genome has a segment encoding these proteins:
- a CDS encoding polyphosphate polymerase domain-containing protein — protein MTAQILQRGGHCGYDMNTRGSILMNRNDMDTYRKTDDEANILNGKISSAIEGYEQITLEELKNSDASLMSRKESKYLMTFDQCLELISGLDGDYMILDVDECKMSGYETEYYDDDSFTSYHQHHNGKANRYKLRARHYLSSDEYYIEVKEKKNTGVTVKNRIEISESSEMSEEEYDRFLRMSFPFDYHEFHPVISVEYKRVTLVSKKMNERITLDFDLTFKNSEKVYSFPAVVIGEVKMDKSITSSKALTYIRTLGIRERSFSKYCIGVSLIYSHLKHNRFKPNLLFLSRISGSEAIC, from the coding sequence CGGATACGATATGAATACAAGGGGTTCGATATTGATGAACCGGAATGATATGGATACATATAGAAAAACAGACGATGAGGCCAATATTTTAAACGGGAAGATCTCATCCGCAATAGAAGGATACGAGCAGATCACGCTTGAAGAGCTGAAGAACTCGGATGCCTCGCTCATGTCGAGGAAGGAATCGAAATACCTCATGACATTCGACCAGTGCCTTGAGCTTATATCGGGCCTCGACGGGGACTACATGATACTCGATGTAGACGAGTGCAAGATGAGCGGCTACGAAACAGAATACTATGACGATGATTCGTTCACGAGCTACCACCAGCACCACAACGGCAAGGCCAACCGCTATAAGCTCAGGGCCAGGCACTACCTCTCCTCCGATGAGTACTATATCGAGGTCAAGGAGAAGAAGAACACCGGGGTCACGGTCAAAAACCGCATCGAGATCTCCGAATCCTCGGAGATGAGCGAAGAGGAGTACGACAGGTTCCTCAGGATGTCATTCCCGTTTGACTACCACGAGTTCCATCCTGTCATATCCGTGGAGTATAAGCGGGTCACCCTTGTCTCGAAGAAGATGAACGAGAGGATAACACTGGATTTCGATCTCACATTCAAAAACAGTGAAAAGGTCTACTCGTTCCCCGCCGTCGTGATAGGGGAAGTCAAGATGGACAAGAGCATCACCAGTTCAAAGGCCCTGACCTATATCAGGACGCTTGGAATACGGGAGAGAAGTTTTTCGAAGTACTGCATAGGGGTATCACTGATCTACAGCCACCTCAAGCACAACAGGTTCAAGCCGAATCTTCTCTTCCTTTCCAGGATATCCGGGAGTGAAGCGATTTGCTGA